AATTATCTCcaatatatcaagaaaatttaaaacttatcaatcatttaaaatattttgttttatgccCACTTTGAAAAACTTCATCTGCTATCTATCTTCTTTGTCATGCTTGGGTTTGTAAATATTACATTATCCATGAAATGTAAATGAGTGGTACTGAATGgtcaatgtgtgtgtgtgtgtctatatatatatatatatatatatatatatatatatatatatatatatatatatatatatatatatatatatgcttgggAGAAGGAAGTTGCAATAAATTCGTCAAATTGCTAACAATTAATTGTGTTGCCTGGAGATGAATCTTGCTATTTGAATATTCGGGGCATTAACCTTTGCCACATTCTTTAGATATGCAATGCAACACGAGGAacttacaataaaaatacacaGAAGCACCAATTCTTGAACTTGAAATCTTTAGtagaaatcctaattcataATTATGCTCGAATGTTCCATTATGGTTCATATTTGGGCGTGTTCTTCATTCGACTAAAATGAATCACAAACATATAACAGAAGCCCAAAGGCAATTAGGAGTAAAACCCAATAGACTTCAGTTTAAGAAGAAGAACCAAAAACGGCTCCTTTAGGTTTATTGAGCTTTGAGTAATGGAGATATGATCTGACTTTAATTAGTGCCCATAACTTGTCATGATCATCAATTGGGTTTTGATTGAATGATATTTATCACAATACACTGCGGTCTGATGAAAGGACGGATCTATCTACCAATTAAACCTGTTTTAATATAACTATACTTCAAACATcgacaaaaaatcattttaattttcttttggccaaaaattatttttgttttatgttattagatcgttttgatataataatgttaaaattaattttacgtGGTTACGactattttaaaacaaaccAAGTAAATAATACATTTGATaacaataaaatacaaattattgTATCTATGAGGCCCGTTAAAAACGTTGGTTATTGAGAAGCAACTCTCAGCTGCTTCTCATGTGGCCGTGTCTAATGTCCACGTAAATTAATTTACCTGGACACTGTTCACTTCTTGTGGTGAACAGTGCCCAAGTAAACAGTGCCATTCACTTGGCACTgttcacagtaaaaaaaattgtgtttttatttttttaattgttatttgtgttttattcaaaaaattagaagaaaatcgcttgatgacgtaacaaaaaattcaatttttgttgttgcgcacttaaaaaaccatgaaaaatatagtcttTATATGGTAGATttcgtacgtgatgaaattgcaacatagtttaatggaataataaaaaatatttgatattaatattatttatttcatgatataataacagtagttaaatctacaatatttaaattaaaaactatcaatatatatatatatattaattattttataaccttaatttgaaaatcatttttttaaccaaacacattaaactactttttgttcgacctcaatttcaaccatagttttaaccaaatatatatttttccaaaccaacctcaactcaactaaaaatactttttataaaataatttttttcaaaccacaatcatAACAgctatcacaataccaaacacacaaacCAAAACCAATCATAAACGTGAcaacattatattaaaaaaatgagtgtTTTTACCGTGTACTTTAcactaaatattttcttataaagaaatagtttatttgttttaaaatttttaatttgattcttaaactttttttttttgcataattaaacatttttaagctcatgttaataatcaataaattcttttttttgaagaaaaaaattaaaagataaaagatcaaagtgaaaaacacagagaaaatATGTGGTAACTTCAAAGTTTGTACAAAAACTTAAGTTTGATCCTCATctttttgaattaatatgtaATTGGTCACTTTTatcataaattagattttggtaccaaaattcattttctagtattttttttttgcatgcatGAGAGAGGGTAATTGGATTTTAGTataaagagagttttttttatgctgATTTTGACCGTCAAAATAAGCGATTTTagtataaattgattttttattttttaattgattattatttttattaattttatctttcaacattatattaattagaaattaaatttttttaaaaaaaactagagcaaTCAAGGAACAAAGACAAATTAACCAACCTTATAAATGCACGGATTTTTGTTCTTGAGAAATAAAAGCCTCACACCTAGAGGCTAGTACATTTTTCTGCTTTACCACCGTAACTTGGTTAACAATTGCTTAATGATTTTCCTAATCCTAATCAACACAAACAAAAATAGCCGACCCTTTTTTTACCAAAAGAAATTCTCCAAGAATTAATTCATAGCATTCCCATAATAAGAAATTTAATCACACTATTTCCAATTTTTATTAGACCATTTGtcttcttcttataattaaatgttaggATATCCTTTACAGActattcatatataaaataatggatTAATTGTGGAATTTTTGTCTCGTTGATCGATACTCTAACCAAATCCCAAAAATAATGATGTTATTAACACTTAAAATTCCTTTGCCGAGAATTGAATAGGTATTAATTAGAGTGTGTACACAATGAAAATAACCTTCtttcaaataataatgatgTTATTAACACTTAAACCATGTTACACGTACAATCTTGATATACTCAGATAATTTTGTTCATCTCTGTATTCTGGTTTAGTCAATAAAGATTCTCGACTATTATCTAGGAATAGAATTGCTGATATATATGATCTTTATTTTCCCCACACGACTCTTTTTAGCTCTAGAATCGTGTGCCTATCCCTTCGTCTTGATGTCCTTTctccttttttcctttccaaaaGGATATGCCGATATGGAACACGCCGGGCAACCAACAATGTATAAAGCAATTGAAAAGGGTATTCAATGTGATGGAGATATAGCTTTATATTAAGAGTTATCATTATGTTATGTTATTTATcatcaaaattaatgaaaatacatAAGATAATATACACATAATTAATCTCAGATTTTATATGTTTGAACTACGTACGTATACCCTTCGTTAAaggatagaaagaaagaaagaaaaaattaagattctaATTAAAGCTTGATATATATACTGCGATTTGATATTCAGTTTTGACAAGTTATAAGTTAAATTACTCCGCATGTgacaagttttgaaaaaaattctgtCCTTTTTCTGCAATTTCCttctattttaaatatataaaatcatagcTTTGAAACACTAACTTTCGTTAAGATCAACAGCCGACAAGTAGTTTAGACACAAAAAAGAGGTCATGCTGTAAAGAAAAATCTTTAGCACACATCAATTCAGTAAAGTAAACAGAAGAAAAATCTTGAATGTGGTTGGGCTATCCGTCTTGGATTCATATCAAATCATTTAAAGCACATGATGAATGGGCCAcaggaaataaaatatatcaagaacaTATGCTGTATGGTAAGGATGGTTCTTGCAACTTGAAAGTGCTCTAGACGCATAGTCTCCTCACAATTTGAGGAAACATAGATTGAAAATGGGAGGTGGCTTGCCCAACTTCCTCTTGGTATGGATTCTAGTCCTGGCACTACTTTGCTATTGTCACAAAATAGGTCAGTTGATCGACAAAGGAACAACTAGGCTCTTTGCTATCCTCCCAGTCATATGCATATTTCTTGTCCTTCCTCTCTATATCTCTGTCTTCAATCTTAGagctctttcttctttcttcctctcttgGCTTGCAAACTTCAAGCTTCTTCTCTTTGCCTTAGACCAAGGCCCTTTATCACCCCAGCCACCCCTCTCTTTGCCACATTTTATTGCCTTAGCTTGCCTTCCCATCAAGATTCAACAAAACCCTCCACCAAATTTATCTCCTCATAGTCAAGAGCTTGTAAATGTTAATGATAATCAAGATCTTGAGAAGCTTGTAAATGTTGAAGACAACGATACCCCATCTCAAGAAGTCCCCAGAAAAGGCCTTAGCACACCTCTACAATATTTCATAAAGTTTCTACTACTGGTCTTATTTGGTTACATGTACACCAAAGAAGAATATATCCATTCAAAAATCATATTGCTAGTCTATGTTATCCACATTTATATTGGTCTAGAATTAATCTTAGCCATGGTTGGAGCCGTAGCTCGAGCCTTCCTTGGTATAGAACTCGAGCCACAATTTGATGAGCCATACCTAGCTAGCTCATTGCAAGACTTTTGGGGCAAAAGATGGAACCTGATGGTGACTAGTGTCCTACACCCTGCGGTATTCAATCCTGTCAGGTCCCTTTTTAGCCGTTGTATGACAAAAAAATGGACCCTATTACCAGCTGCGCTTGCATCATTTTTGGTTTCTGGCATCATGCACGAGCTGATTTTCTATCACATTGGACGCCGAAAGCCAACTTGGGAGGTCACATGCTTCTTTCTCTTGCATGGTGTTTGCTTGACTATTGAAATTGTTATCAAGAGGGAATTAAACTGTTCATGCGGATTGCCTAGGGTGGTGGCAGCACCACTTGTGGTGGGGTTTGTGGTGGCTACTGCCATGTGGTTGTTCATGCCGACAGTGGTACGTTGCAAGATTGATGTTGAGGCAAGAATGGAAATAAttgctttcattaattttgTGAAAGGTGTATACATCTACTTGAAAAATgtattgtgaaaaataaataaatattttatattagctaaagtttattttcatcttattcTGAAGTTATTCAAGGGATATTCTGGCATGTCTTTGACTACAAATATTGTTTGAagagttcaagaaaaaaaattatctgagaTCTTCTATAAAGAAATTTCGAATTTGGACCAAGTGTGAACTCTCCCTTCAAATTACTTAGTCGTTTGTGGTGGCTACGGCCATGTGGTTGTTCATGCCGGCAGTGGGACGATGCAAGGTTGACGTTGAGGCACGCCTGGCGCAGCTGGCATGAGGCTCCAGCAGCAGCCCATGGGTGCTGTTGTTTAAGCGTTGGCGAGGCAGCATCCATGCTCGCGCCTGGCGCTGCTGCTATAAaagcgattttttttttaatttctggtaAGTTCTGGTCAGAATATCAGATTCCGGCCAGATCGGGCCGGAACAGTAaccatttatttaaaaaaaatagagagaaattttgcaaataaaattattttaaaattaatgttaataacaattaaaacatacAAACAAAAACTTTAATTGTCTAACTATAGCTTTTCTACCACTATTAGGTTTCTTAAAACATATACATACAACGAAAactgtaaatttaaaaaaaaaattgaagtctCAAGGATCTCGTTAAAcgtaactaaatttttttagaatttatgcGAAGATTATCGGAAGATCAgatgttctttttttactttgaatatttgcttcaatattggattgttGCAAACCATAAGTCGTCCAAGTATTTGGACTCTAACGATAATTCATACGAACCACAGtgaaaaatttcctaaatatttttagaagagAAGGATTGCTATACCTTTTAGTGTTAcctctttgtttttgtgttttaggtaTTTCTGTATTGTTCTCTACTTATCTTAGAAAATAAgaggtataattttttatttataaaaaaacctaaaaaccctataaataaataaaatatcaaattgcctgttaaataatatcacatatgttattttaggttaattttataaatttattcaatcaagtcatTACATGAATTGTAATCctctgtattaattatattaattatggtttgtaatttctaaaatttatttacaatcaagtcacacttgattaatcatctcattttattttataactaatggttcttatgtgtgtgacccattaggttccctaataagttgacttaaatataaatcataatcctaaataaaataggagtaaggaaattaatttattatcaattcaacagttgattaatttatatttgaagattaaatACAATGTTTAGTAATCTGTCATGATCTTTCAAAATTTATgagaataattgttttatttcacaaagaaaaaaaatataatatgtacTAGTCTGAACAACTCTATTTGATATCCAGTCTTAATAGAGCATTGACAAGGAATATTTagaaacaatgctttgatgcaataaaaatattataatttataattttctttacaagatatttttatcctaagaactttatttttattttagattcattaataaaatatttgatgaatattaaaaataaataagtttttattaataaattaaatatatttatacaatCAAAATTCAATGTCACATATAACTAATGATTGACTTCATGATatataaactaacaaaaatacCATCAATGCAATAAGTAAACCATCCAACAGCCATGCATTCATATGtatgaataatttttatatcaacagaccaaaaatatttttaattggctGGTAATAGATTCCATTGTGCAATATACAAACGTCGTTCTGATTTTTTGATCTAATAATTTTCAACAATAGTCATTATCAAAAGATAatgcttgaataaaaaacattctCCTACTCCAAATGATAATTATACTTGAATGAAAAGATCGAAAATATCACAATGCCCTAGCCTTCACGTTTTGTCGTTCAATTTTGCTATAAATTAAGGTgaagtttgaataaaaaaacttcataggAGAAAAGGACATTAGTTGCTGTTGAGCTTCAAGCTAATTGTCCTAGTTTGATCGAATATAGTTTGGCTCACCAGATTAATTTTGAACTTGGTATATTTAACATAAacctaatttaaattttaaaaaatcattagaaaatTGACTCCGTCAATATGTAATCCAATCATCTTGGTAAAAATCCATTCTACttcttccttaaaaaaaaaagtgttggaacttttttttaaaaaataaaatgctatgTTTAATAGTCAAAGCAATTTCAGTGTTTTGACtttcatttttatatcattttaaatttacgGGCCGAGTTTAATGGCTGTTGAGTGGCCTTCACATGTTTTCTCACATACATTATGAACTGCTATGTTTCTGCCACACGTTCACCAAGCTATCCTCAACTTGGCTTGTCGGTTCTGTTTTCTCCAAGTTGATTTGATGTCTCATGCATGCCCTCAATTGACCACCGTGGAGCACCTACATAGCCAGCTATTAATTATCCTTGCCTCCTGTAGTTATGGGAATGGCAGCAAACAAGAAAAGCTGAAGGCTAATGAAAGTGGCTACATATATTAAAACTGATAATTAAGAATTTAGAAAGAGATATTTGCTGATTGGTGTGTTATCTGCGAACatgttatgattgtttttttttttttgcatgtaaTATACTTCGGATTAGATTAATATTTGGAATCCTTTCCCGTTAATATATACACCTGTCTGTCTATATTGGATCATCTAGTTATGCTTTATGTAAATGTTGCTGAGAGTCAAGATCTTGAGAAGCTCGTGAATGTTGAAACCCAATCTCGAGAAATCCCACTAAAAGGCCTTAGATCACCTCTGAACTATGCCTTGAAGTTTGGTTACATTTATACCAAAGACGAATATATCCATCCAAAAATCATATTGCCCCTCTATGTTTTATATAGGTCTAGAACTAATCTTTGCCATGGTTGGAGCCCTAGCTCGAGCCACAATTTGATGAGCCATACCTATCCAGCTCATTGCAAAACTTTTAGAGTAAAAGAAGGAACCTAATGGTCACTAGTATCTTGCATCCAACTGTATACAATCCAATCCGGTCAACTTCTATGCGTTGGATTGCAAAAAAGAGGGCTCCATTACCAGATGATCGGCACATTTTTGGTCTCTGGCCTCATGGACGAGCTGATTTTCTATCACATTAGACTCCAAAAGCCACTGTGGGAGGTGGCGTGCTTCTTTCTCTTGCATGGTTTTTGCTTGGCTAAATTggtatcaagaaaaaaaataaagtgcaCATGAGGATTGCCTAGGGTGGTAGCAGCACCGCTTGTACGTAGTGGGGTTTGTGGTGGCTACTGCCATGTGGTTGTTCATGCCAACCGTGGTACGTTGGAAGATTGATGTTGAGGCACGTATGGAGATCGATCAtttctttcattaattttgTGAAAGGTGCATATATCTAATTGAGAGATGTTTTTATTGAGCATAAATTTTAGCTTATTGGTAGGTAATTTTTGTTGCAATAAGTtaggttttattattattattattattattattatttctcgtACTTGGTCAGGTTTGAATCTCGTTAAGAGGAAGGATACCTTCTTAATCATCAAGCCAGTCTTTTTAGATTTCTCCTCATCAactcttaaattttaatgttatgCCTTAATATTGATACCTATAAAGTTCAATTCATGCAGAAAGAAAACTTCTTAAATGCATCACTTGCTCGAGTTTGGCCAATTTTCTAATTAAGTTCAACCATAAAAGAAGGTAATTTAAAATCCAACCACAAAAGAATTTCGTCttctcaattaattttgtttatttattttcctttaactTTCTTCTACACAGCTCCTCTATCCATTATTAGCTGAAAGATGGTCATGCCCAATATTCAATGCAACTGGGAAATGGAGCTAGCAGGGAAGAAATTAAGTATATGGTTTCGAGGAGTAGCTGCCACTTGCAACCAGAGTACAGTCTTAATTACCGGAAATAGTTGGATTGAGTTTGaattagtatttaattttaattttgatattttataaattataaatttgatttatttagttttatttttatttgagcgaattaaatatattgaattgagctaaattgttttatgaatattataaatattcacGGCTGAGCTTACATTGTTAATTTTCAAGGTCATGGCACCCGTAGCTAAATCTAATTTTCATAGCTTCTAGTTACATCCATCTTCCTCTCTAGCAAAGAAATAAGCTCTTTTCTGTTAAGTTAAAGAAATCTAGTAGAAAGTATATTAACAAGAATTTTAGAACAGaagcatttctaaataaaataaaaacaaatgataaatacacaaactatcaaatataaagataaaaaaatatagtatacGGGTTAGGTCTAGCTGACCGGGTTTCTAAAATCTAAACCTGTGATatctatttcttaattttttgaattattatctTATGTAATATCCAAATTATCCAACTTTGATGAGCTGAGATAGGTCACACAATATAAatcaactagtttttttaaaaaaacctacatGCAACCCTACTATCTTCATAGTTATAAAATCTAACTTGGATCACAAATTAGATAGGTTAATCTAAATTGATTcagattcataaaaaataacattgtttcaagattttatttaaaaaaaaggttaaaattgttaaaataatatatttatcttgttttatttattaagggtaaaataatatttttagcttaacctatatataagctctttgtatttaggttaaagcAAGAATTCTAAGACAAACCAATTAaggagaattctagcctccttctttttcatgttcgtatttatttttgtattaattgaattgttttaacaaaaatgacttcaattttatttttttaaaataaaaataattaaaccgaGTTTCACTAGGGTTTTAACCTATCAATAAAATTTGACCATGTAACTTTCAAGCCAGTTCAACATGAAATTTTGCCCAGACTAGttacaagtttaataacattgccTATATCTTTTTGCTGTATGTTAACCttgtcggttttttttttcttttaggaaGTAGAAAACATTTGTTTATAGAGTAAgtttatttggtattgtggtaactattgtggttgtggtttgaaaaaaattattttataaaaattacttttggttgagattgatttgatatttgtatatgtttaaaattgtagttaaaattgaagttggacaaaaaatagtttaatgtgtttagttaagaatacttttcaaattgaggttataaaataaatttttaaaaaatatattaatattgatgatttttaatttaaatattgtagatttaactattgctattatatcatgacatgaataatacttaatataaaatattttttattgttccattaaactatctacaattccatcacgtatgaaatatatCTGATAAGGACTACAGTTTCATTGGTTTCGTAAGCgcacaacaacatcaggtaaaatatcatcaataataaaattggaattgcgatcaaattctacaaatgttacgtcatcaagcgatttccttctaatttatgtagtgtcattgaataatgtgaAATACTAGCTTTtcgaataaaacataattaaaaataaataatttaatttttttattttactggattggacccggttcaatgtatttttagcTTTGAACCGGACCCAATCTGACCAGAACAGCAGAGtcactctccactattcacgtgaacagtggagagttcACTCTCGATGTAGAAGAGAAGGAGAAGCAGTTAAAAATTACTTCTCAGTTTCGACCTTAGTTTTTGAGTGGGattcatgtgaaaaaaaaaaaaatttatat
The Populus nigra chromosome 3, ddPopNigr1.1, whole genome shotgun sequence genome window above contains:
- the LOC133688610 gene encoding acyl-CoA--sterol O-acyltransferase 1-like encodes the protein MGGGLPNFLLVWILVLALLCYCHKIGQLIDKGTTRLFAILPVICIFLVLPLYISVFNLRALSSFFLSWLANFKLLLFALDQGPLSPQPPLSLPHFIALACLPIKIQQNPPPNLSPHSQELVNVNDNQDLEKLVNVEDNDTPSQEVPRKGLSTPLQYFIKFLLLVLFGYMYTKEEYIHSKIILLVYVIHIYIGLELILAMVGAVARAFLGIELEPQFDEPYLASSLQDFWGKRWNLMVTSVLHPAVFNPVRSLFSRCMTKKWTLLPAALASFLVSGIMHELIFYHIGRRKPTWEVTCFFLLHGVCLTIEIVIKRELNCSCGLPRVVAAPLVVGFVVATAMWLFMPTVVRCKIDVEARMEIIAFINFVKGVYIYLKNVL